In Sphingobacterium sp. PCS056, the following proteins share a genomic window:
- a CDS encoding RagB/SusD family nutrient uptake outer membrane protein has translation MKLNKHIIAVLLSTAGLVSCNKDLLDRSETTKVIDAEFWRNQSDIRLYANDFYTNFFVGYNSGFGVAFAPLRGYNWADDFTSEGTQASFESTVPTTRGSSSATTEMLTQYAGPSWNFYWVRKANVMLNRIENKAKPNLSPEEYNHWTAVAKFFRAFEYSRLVGVFGDVPYFDAEVDPKDFDTMYKARTPRTEVMDKVYDDCKYVLENMRIDDGKGYVGRYTAAALISNWMLFEGTWEHYHNVDKTRAKKFLELAVEASQYVMNSGKYSFGSDFKSLFASEDLSSNPEVIFFRAYNDAVKVTHAIGSYSNGNEGQDKASNLNLLKSFICNDGQVWQNSTTAKAGDFSLKALASSRDPRFEATFMDTVNTAAVTLAYVHKFSGRDALTYIGKTYPAKWTSNTNTNDAPVARLAEVVLNWIEAKQVLAENYGGAAVGQNDLDKSINAIRNRPLDADATRKGIKKTAPLLLSAIPNDPTRDGDVSPLMWEIRRERRMEFVYEGSRLNDIRRWKKLDYMNFNKPDYTAGPWINALKDLPKNAAGTNLADSYKNKLKVMKADGTVVTFNGTNASDLVGYYVVANFANRVAFTERSYMSPVGLNQVQQYVDRGYTLTQTVGW, from the coding sequence ATGAAATTAAATAAACATATTATAGCAGTTTTACTGTCTACGGCAGGTTTAGTTTCTTGTAATAAGGACTTATTAGATCGCTCAGAGACAACGAAAGTGATTGATGCTGAATTTTGGAGAAATCAAAGCGATATCAGATTGTACGCAAATGATTTTTATACAAACTTTTTTGTAGGGTATAATTCAGGATTTGGCGTTGCTTTTGCTCCGCTTAGAGGGTATAACTGGGCGGATGATTTTACATCTGAAGGGACGCAAGCAAGTTTTGAATCCACAGTACCTACAACGCGAGGTTCTTCTTCTGCTACTACTGAAATGTTAACTCAATATGCAGGGCCTTCTTGGAACTTCTATTGGGTTCGTAAAGCAAATGTGATGTTGAATCGCATAGAAAATAAAGCAAAACCTAATTTATCTCCAGAAGAGTATAACCATTGGACAGCAGTTGCTAAATTTTTCAGAGCTTTTGAATATTCTCGTTTAGTTGGAGTATTTGGAGATGTTCCTTATTTTGATGCGGAAGTCGATCCAAAGGATTTTGATACCATGTACAAAGCTCGTACGCCAAGAACGGAGGTGATGGATAAAGTGTATGATGACTGCAAGTATGTATTGGAGAATATGCGCATAGATGATGGTAAAGGGTATGTGGGTCGTTATACAGCTGCTGCTTTAATCTCAAATTGGATGTTATTTGAAGGTACTTGGGAACATTACCACAATGTGGATAAAACGAGAGCAAAAAAGTTTTTAGAGTTAGCAGTTGAAGCTTCTCAATATGTGATGAATTCTGGTAAATATTCTTTTGGTAGTGATTTCAAAAGTTTATTTGCATCGGAGGATTTGAGTAGTAATCCTGAGGTGATTTTCTTTAGAGCTTATAATGATGCCGTAAAGGTGACACATGCAATTGGTTCTTATAGTAATGGCAATGAAGGACAAGATAAAGCTTCAAACCTGAATCTATTAAAATCTTTTATTTGTAATGATGGTCAAGTTTGGCAAAACTCCACAACTGCTAAAGCCGGTGACTTTTCATTAAAAGCATTAGCATCTTCTAGAGATCCAAGATTTGAGGCAACTTTTATGGATACGGTCAATACCGCTGCTGTAACTTTAGCCTATGTTCATAAATTTTCAGGAAGAGATGCCTTGACTTATATTGGTAAAACCTATCCTGCGAAATGGACAAGTAATACCAATACAAATGATGCTCCTGTAGCGCGTTTAGCTGAGGTAGTATTGAATTGGATTGAGGCTAAACAAGTATTAGCGGAAAATTATGGCGGTGCTGCTGTAGGTCAAAATGACTTGGATAAATCTATTAATGCAATCAGGAATAGACCTTTAGATGCTGATGCAACTAGAAAAGGTATTAAGAAAACAGCGCCATTACTATTATCTGCTATTCCAAACGATCCTACTCGTGATGGTGATGTGTCTCCATTGATGTGGGAAATACGTCGTGAACGTCGTATGGAATTTGTATACGAAGGATCTCGTCTGAATGATATCAGACGCTGGAAGAAATTGGATTATATGAATTTTAACAAGCCTGATTATACTGCAGGTCCATGGATCAATGCTCTGAAAGATTTACCTAAAAATGCTGCAGGTACTAATTTGGCAGATTCTTATAAGAATAAGTTAAAAGTTATGAAGGCAGATGGTACCGTTGTTACATTTAATGGTACAAATGCTAGTGATTTAGTTGGTTACTATGTTGTTGCAAATTTTGCAAATCGTGTAGCATTTACAGAGCGTTCATATATGTCTCCAGTTGGACTTAATCAGGTTCAGCAATATGTGGATAGAGGATATACATTAACACAAACAGTAGGTTGGTAA
- a CDS encoding SusC/RagA family TonB-linked outer membrane protein, producing MRKSLLFSVAAGLISYPDAHASGVSKITNLAATTSEFSSRIFQNTVQGKVLGPSGPIAGATVTVVGTKNSTMTDLEGNFKIVAPIGATLRISIVGYKSRDINVTSNTLSTALEINESALDEVVVVGYGSQKKSNLTGAVSTVNVEKVLGSRPIPDVARGLQGTIPGLSIVVPSGEVGSDPIMKIRGQIASINGSSNPLILVDNVEIPSVNLINPNDIESVTVLKDAASSSIYGAKAAFGVILITTKKGANTDSNVVTYSTNLSLQSPFKPIEIAGIDGLEYTLEAHENMKASGPAGGFWRVSRESFEKVKEWQQKYGSTVGNYDPVLYGRDWYYEGGEKYGLRLYDPAAVMIKDNAFSQIHNLGLNGKSNKTTYNLSSGYLGQQGMMKPAQHDDYTRFNATLNLSTKVSDFLTVRGGAMYSDGTKRFPNSTTGFTSDPWLYLYRWSRLFPIAAQQNGVDVRDPYFDTKNAHDAIRTNRYLNLNLGSTLNVTKNWDIQLDYAYSTQNNTDKSSMPTSTGAWHWYAPIASVDADGWPIYVDEDGVATDTGGIPSYQFPVEQYIGKDQTYISRSNYFSKKHTFNAFSTYNLNIQYKHDFKFMVGTNIVSNLWESNYAKRTNLMNEQNPQFNFAVGTETSGGDKYWESQAGFFGRLNYAYDNKYLLEANLRYDGASKFPKHLRWRWFPSFSAGWVISNERFMEPLNPVLSFAKFRGSWGSIGDQSISNAMYVPTMAIAKNSWLTSSGNQFFQLGTPLAISDAIMWQDIEHINLGADLRFFNNKLGLVMELYERSTKNMIVGGDALPATFGTGAPQGNYGNLRTRGWELSADYSHKFKNGLRLNFNANIADAISVVTKGVDWKDNWEDRRLSTSYSTGRRYGDIYGFVTDRLYQKEDFMYDEQGKFMQTTIVRDGSSKVTNMLAGNNPVYQTYFEDGNQILLMSPGDVKFVDVNGDGYIDAGKGVNGDTGDMVVIGNSTPRYDFGFRVGAEYRGFDLSLFFQGIGKRSIWGDGQLAIPGYHVKDGAMPQAIAEDFWKEDRTDAFYPRAWNLNGSNSGYVMRPQTRYMLDMSYFKIKNITLGYAVSQTALRKIHLKNARIYVSLENFFTFDNLRGLPIDPETISGNSMLQSGGNYNLGRTGAGNPSFKSASMGIQIGL from the coding sequence ATGAGAAAATCTCTATTATTCTCAGTTGCTGCAGGTTTAATTAGTTATCCCGATGCTCATGCGAGTGGCGTATCTAAAATTACTAATCTTGCAGCTACTACCTCTGAATTTTCAAGTAGAATCTTTCAAAATACGGTACAAGGTAAAGTTTTGGGACCTTCTGGTCCTATTGCTGGAGCTACTGTAACTGTTGTTGGTACAAAGAATTCTACAATGACTGATTTAGAAGGCAATTTTAAAATTGTAGCTCCCATAGGAGCTACTCTTCGCATATCTATTGTTGGATACAAGTCTAGGGATATTAATGTCACATCAAATACGCTGTCTACGGCATTGGAAATTAATGAAAGTGCTTTGGATGAAGTTGTTGTAGTTGGCTATGGTTCTCAAAAGAAATCAAATTTAACAGGCGCAGTTTCAACTGTAAATGTTGAAAAAGTTTTGGGAAGTAGACCTATTCCTGATGTAGCAAGAGGTTTGCAAGGGACAATTCCAGGTCTTTCTATTGTTGTTCCATCTGGAGAAGTTGGCTCCGATCCAATAATGAAAATTCGTGGTCAAATTGCTTCGATAAATGGATCAAGTAATCCTCTTATTTTAGTAGATAATGTCGAAATTCCTAGTGTCAATCTTATTAATCCGAATGATATTGAATCGGTCACTGTACTAAAAGATGCAGCTTCAAGTTCAATTTATGGAGCAAAGGCAGCCTTTGGTGTGATATTGATCACGACAAAAAAAGGTGCTAACACAGACTCGAATGTGGTCACTTATTCTACAAACTTATCTTTGCAATCTCCGTTTAAGCCTATTGAAATTGCAGGAATTGACGGTTTAGAATATACATTGGAAGCGCATGAAAACATGAAAGCAAGTGGACCTGCTGGTGGATTTTGGCGTGTAAGTAGAGAAAGTTTTGAAAAAGTTAAAGAATGGCAGCAAAAATATGGCAGTACTGTCGGTAATTATGACCCGGTTCTGTATGGCCGTGATTGGTACTATGAAGGTGGAGAAAAATATGGCTTAAGGTTGTATGATCCTGCGGCAGTGATGATTAAGGATAATGCTTTTTCTCAAATTCATAATTTGGGATTGAATGGGAAAAGTAATAAAACAACCTATAATTTAAGTTCAGGGTACCTTGGTCAGCAAGGAATGATGAAACCTGCTCAACATGATGACTATACTCGTTTTAATGCAACATTAAATCTCTCGACAAAAGTAAGCGATTTTTTGACGGTTAGAGGTGGGGCAATGTATTCAGATGGAACTAAGCGATTTCCTAATTCGACTACTGGATTTACATCTGATCCTTGGCTCTATTTATATAGATGGAGCCGGTTATTTCCAATAGCAGCACAACAAAATGGTGTGGATGTGAGGGATCCTTATTTTGACACAAAGAATGCACATGATGCTATTAGAACCAATCGATATCTGAATCTGAATTTGGGATCGACTTTAAATGTGACAAAAAATTGGGACATCCAATTGGACTATGCATACAGTACTCAAAATAATACGGATAAATCTTCGATGCCTACATCTACCGGGGCATGGCATTGGTATGCTCCAATTGCAAGTGTTGATGCTGACGGCTGGCCGATTTATGTCGATGAGGATGGTGTAGCGACAGATACTGGAGGCATTCCCTCTTATCAGTTTCCTGTAGAACAATATATAGGAAAAGATCAAACCTATATATCCAGATCAAATTACTTTTCAAAAAAACATACGTTCAATGCCTTTTCAACCTATAATTTGAACATTCAATATAAGCATGATTTTAAGTTTATGGTTGGGACAAATATTGTATCCAATTTATGGGAGAGTAATTATGCAAAAAGAACCAATTTAATGAATGAGCAAAATCCGCAATTCAATTTTGCTGTAGGTACTGAGACTTCTGGTGGTGATAAATATTGGGAATCACAAGCAGGATTTTTTGGACGCTTAAATTATGCATATGATAATAAATATTTGCTTGAAGCTAATTTGAGATATGATGGTGCTTCCAAATTTCCCAAACATCTACGCTGGAGATGGTTCCCTTCATTTTCTGCTGGCTGGGTAATTTCAAATGAACGCTTTATGGAGCCATTGAACCCCGTACTAAGCTTTGCTAAATTCCGTGGTTCTTGGGGAAGTATTGGTGATCAGTCTATAAGTAATGCCATGTATGTTCCCACTATGGCCATAGCGAAAAATAGCTGGCTAACGAGTTCTGGAAATCAATTTTTTCAGCTTGGGACACCCTTAGCTATTTCTGATGCAATTATGTGGCAGGATATTGAACATATTAATCTTGGTGCCGATTTGCGATTTTTTAATAATAAGTTGGGGCTTGTCATGGAATTGTATGAGCGTAGCACAAAAAATATGATCGTAGGCGGTGATGCTTTGCCTGCAACATTTGGTACTGGGGCTCCACAAGGAAATTATGGAAATTTAAGAACAAGAGGTTGGGAACTTTCCGCAGATTACAGTCACAAATTTAAAAATGGTTTACGATTAAATTTTAATGCCAATATTGCTGATGCAATTTCTGTAGTGACAAAAGGGGTCGACTGGAAAGATAATTGGGAAGATAGGAGATTGTCCACCAGTTATTCAACAGGAAGAAGATACGGGGATATTTATGGTTTCGTGACTGATCGCTTGTATCAAAAGGAAGATTTTATGTATGATGAGCAAGGGAAGTTTATGCAAACTACAATTGTTAGAGACGGTTCATCAAAAGTTACTAATATGCTGGCAGGCAATAATCCTGTTTATCAAACATATTTTGAAGATGGTAATCAAATCCTACTGATGAGCCCAGGTGATGTGAAATTTGTTGACGTTAATGGTGACGGATATATTGATGCAGGAAAAGGGGTGAACGGTGATACTGGTGATATGGTTGTTATTGGAAATTCTACGCCTAGATATGATTTTGGGTTTAGGGTGGGTGCGGAATATAGAGGATTTGATTTGTCTTTGTTTTTTCAGGGAATCGGAAAAAGAAGTATCTGGGGTGACGGTCAATTGGCTATTCCGGGCTATCATGTTAAAGACGGAGCCATGCCTCAAGCAATTGCTGAGGATTTTTGGAAAGAGGATCGTACAGATGCATTCTATCCAAGAGCATGGAATCTTAATGGATCTAATTCTGGCTACGTGATGAGACCGCAGACTCGGTATATGTTGGATATGTCCTATTTCAAAATTAAAAATATAACGTTAGGATACGCTGTTTCACAGACGGCATTAAGGAAAATTCACTTAAAAAATGCTCGTATTTATGTCTCACTTGAGAATTTTTTCACTTTCGATAATTTAAGAGGCCTTCCAATCGATCCTGAAACTATCTCTGGAAATTCTATGTTACAGTCTGGTGGAAATTATAATCTAGGGCGTACTGGGGCTGGTAACCCTTCTTTTAAATCTGCATCAATGGGTATTCAAATAGGTTTGTAA